Proteins encoded together in one Chitinophaga sp. LS1 window:
- a CDS encoding GNAT family N-acetyltransferase gives MPTIRTMEQRDNSALAKIIRDIFIEFDAPLIGTVYDDPNTDRLYEVFQHPGCVYYLAEENGEVLGGCGLYPTDGLPDKCAELVKFYLSPAARGKGLGKILMEQAIAAAPGLGYKQIYLETFDQLATAVGMYEKAGFRTLEKPMGNSGHYNTTLWMIMDVK, from the coding sequence ATGCCCACTATCAGAACAATGGAACAGCGAGACAATAGCGCACTCGCAAAAATAATCAGGGACATCTTCATTGAATTCGACGCACCTTTGATCGGAACAGTTTATGACGATCCGAATACAGATAGATTGTATGAAGTTTTCCAACACCCCGGATGTGTTTATTATTTAGCAGAAGAAAATGGAGAAGTATTAGGAGGATGTGGATTGTACCCTACAGATGGATTGCCGGATAAATGTGCAGAACTCGTGAAGTTTTATCTTTCTCCTGCAGCACGTGGAAAAGGATTAGGGAAAATATTAATGGAGCAGGCTATTGCCGCGGCACCCGGATTGGGATATAAGCAGATCTATTTAGAAACATTTGATCAACTGGCGACTGCGGTGGGAATGTATGAGAAAGCAGGATTTAGAACACTGGAAAAACCGATGGGAAATTCAGGACATTATAATACCACCCTGTGGATGATAATGGACGTGAAATAA